In the genome of Metabacillus litoralis, the window TCACATAGAGTCATTAGGATATTACGGAAGTGCTACAGCACTTTTAGCGAGAGATACCCCAATCCCTAAAGATAAGAAAAAATATGCACTAGAAGGTTTGAGAATGCTAGATCAAGCTGTTTCGAACGAACCAACAAATCATACAATACGTATTCTACGAGGTAATGTATGTGCAAGAATGCCTGAATCAGTTTTTCATCGCACTTCAACTGCGATTGAAGACTTTGAGATGTTAGTGGATGCTTATAAAAATGACCCAACAGTACTATCGGAAAACACATATCAATCTATATTAAATGAATTGGAAAAAGCAAAAAAGAAAATAAAATATTAGGTTATAAACGTTATAATGTGTCACTCTATTGAAAAAAAGAGTGACCTTTTTTCATCTAAAACTTTATTGGATTAAAATTGTTACTTAAGAGTTTATAATCAACTTATTAAGATTATATGTATTCTCCTCTAACTAAAAATATACTTCACATTAACAAATGCTTAAAATAACTAATAAATAAATGTGTTATACAATTAACTATTGACTATTTAAATGTGACATATTATTATGAATGTAACGAGTTAATTAAACGCTTTCAGAGATAAGGAGAATTAAAGAGTTTTAATTATCTAGAGTGAAAAGGGGTATGGAGATGGGAACAATCGTATGTCAGCACTGCAGCTCTACAATCGGTCATGTAGAAGGAGAAAAAGTGACAATTTTATATGGTAAATGTAGTCATAATGATTGTTGTAGCCAAAACCAGCAACGAAGCTCAGTAAAGGTCAAGTAAAAGGGGTTAAATATAAAAGGTAAGATTGACTATGAATGATAATTCAGTACTGGAGAATTGTACTGAAAAAATTAGCTCAAGTACTTGTATAGGTACTTGAGCTTTGTTTTGTACGATCAGAAAGTTAAGATTTTATGGATGTGGATAAGAAAAGCTAAGGCTTTCGTTTGGGCTACCTGCTAAGCTTTTCTTATCTAACAAACGTTTTAGAATTCCCAAAAAGAGAGGGGATTTTTATCTAATTGCTCTGTGTTCTTTTATCACTCGTATTTTGTTAAGTGTAGGATCCTCTGGACCTTGAACTGGTAAACCTACTTCCAAGTTTTTCTTAATATATGTTAAATTTTCTTCAGTAATGATTTCCCCTGGTATAAAAATTGGTATACCTGGAGGGTAGACCATGATAAACTCAGCAATAATTCTACCTGCGGATTCTTCAAAGGACACAATTTCAGTTTCTGAATAAAATGCATCTCTCGGTGTGAGCGCAAGTACTGGAATATCAGGTAATAAAATGCGTTCTTTTACATCATTTTGCTCTTTCATTGCCTTAAATTCTGAAGATAGCTCACTCAATGCTTTAATCAATGTATCAACATCATTTTTAGTATCTCCAGGTGTAATAATACAAAGGATATTGTACAAATCAGATAATTCTACCTCAATTAGGTATTTTTCTCGAAGCCATTTTTCAACGTCATAGCCCGTAATACCAAGTTCATAAACTGGAATAATTAATTTTGTTGGGTCGTAATCAAATGTTGCTTTAGTACCTATTATTTCTTTACCTATACAAGATATGTTAGGAATTTCGTTTATTTTATCTCTCGTATAATTAGCCAACTCAATCGTTTTCTGAATAAGTTCATGTCCTTCAGTTGCCAATCGTTTTCTTGCAACATCAAGTGAAGCAAGAAGCAAGTACGAAGTTGAGGTGGTTGTCATCATACTTAAAATGGATTGAACACGTTGTGGTGATACAAGTCCTTCTCTTACATTTAATACAGAGCTTTGAGTCATTGAACCACCTAGTTTATGAACACTAGTCGCGGCCATATCGGCACCTGCTTGCATCGCACTTAAAGGTAAATCTTCATGAAAATGTATATGCACCCCATGTGCCTCATCAACTAAGACTGGAACTGAGTAGGAATGAGCAATTTCAACGATTTTCTTTAAATCAGCAGAAATCCCAAAATAAGTAGGATTTATTACAAGTACACCTTTTGCGTCAGGGTGTTGTTCAAGTGCTTTCTCAACAGCTTCTGTTGTTATACCGTGAGAAATGCCGAGTTTTTTATCAATTTCAGGATGTATGAAAATAGGAGTTGCACCAGAAAAGACAATGGCAGACATAACGGATTTATGAACATTCCTAGGAACGATAATCTTATCTCCAGGCCCACAAACAGTCATAACCATTGTCATAATGGCACCACTCGTTCCTTGAACAGAGAAAAATGTATGATCTGCACCAAATGCTTCTGCTGCTAGGTCTTGAGCTCTTTTTATCATACCTTTAGGGGCATGGAGGTCATCTAAAGGTCCGATATTAATTAGATCAATTGATAAGGCATTATCACCAATGAATTGTCTAAATTCAGGATCAATCCCCGCTCCTTTTTTATGTCCTGGAATATGAAACTGAATAGGGTCTTTTTTTGCATGTTCAATTAAACCAGTGAACAATGGTGTTTCTTTTTGTGACAAAGTTGTTCCCACCTTCTTTTTTGAAAGATATTATTGCGTTTTTTATGACATCAAAAGCAACGGATGATGTTTAGTGTCTATGTATGAGATCCGATACTTTTAAGTTTTACTTGTATTACATAAGTTTATGTCGAAATCTGCCTTATTATTAGACATAAAACAAGTGAATTATATCGCTATCAATAAACTCAGTCAACAGAAAAGATTAAATTTCAAAAGATAGAAGGGAGATATTAGCAAGACTAGAATAGTTATGTAATAAAGGAGGGGTAGAAATGTATTGGAGAACAAGAGTAACTGATGTTTTGGGGATTCAATATCCAATTATACAGGGAGGCTTAGCGTATTTAGCCTATTCTGATTTAGCTGCTGCAGTTTCAAATGCTGGTGGATTGGGGCAAATTACAGCTATGTCACTTGGAACAGCTGATGCACTTCGTAATGAAATTAAAAAGATACGTGATAAAACATCAAAACCGTTTGGAGTGAATTTTGCTATCGGTCAACACGGGCAGGGGTATGAAGAACTAGTACAAGTAGCAATTGAGGAAAATGTCCCAGTGATCTCAATGACAGGTGGAAACCCTAGTCCTATTTTTGATTTACTTAAAGGAACGGAAATAAAAAAACTGGTCTTAGTAGCAGCAAAACGGCAGGCTATCAAAGCTGAAGAGTTGGGTGCAGATGCTGTAATGGTAGTAGGACAAGAAGGCGGGGGACATCTTGGAAGAACAGATGTAGGAACTATGGTGTTAATCCCTCAAGTAGTTGATGCTGTCAATATACCGGTTATTGCTTCAGGTGGTATTGCTGATGGCAGAGGGCTAATGGCTGCTTTAAGCCTAGGAGCTGATGGAATTGAAATGGGCACTAGATTTATTGCTACGAAAGAATGTGTTCATGCACACCCTGTTTATAAGAAAGCATTAATTGATGGAGATGAAAACAGCACAGTTGTTATTAAAAGATCAATTGGAGCACCTGCGCGGGCAATTGCTAATGAATGGACAGACAAAATCTTAGAAATCGAAAAGAATTCTGGTGGGTATGAAGAATTAAAAGCTTACATTAGTGGGGTAGCTAACAAAAAATACATATATGATGGTAAGATAAATGATGGGTTCGCATGGGCAGGACAAGTAATGGGATTAATATCAGACATACCTTCTGTCCTAGAGCTAGTAACCCGGATTATTACAGATGCGGAAACAATCCGTAAAGAATGGACATAATGTTAATAGACATAGTGGAAGTGAGGCGTTAAACATGGAATATCAGTATCCTATTTCTTTAGACTGGAACACAGAAGAAACAGTTGATGTTATTCATTTTTTTGAATGTATCGAAAAAGCATATGAAAATGGAATTGATCGGACAAAACTAATGACAGCATATCGAAGATTTAAAGAGATCGTGCCAAGCAAGGCAGAGGAAAAGACAATATGCAATGAATTTGAAGAAGTGAGCGGTTATTCATCCTATCGCGTGATCAAAAAAGCAAAAGATGCTGAAGAAGTTCATTTGGTGAAAATATAGGAAACTAAACGTCCAAAGTAGTAAAAGCACTTTGGACGTTTTATTATTATAAATCATTTGTTTTTTTATTTATCGAAAGACAGCTTATAAAGAGGAATAAGTGTCTCGTATGTTTCACGAATAACTTCATATAACTTATCTCCGTCTCGTACAATTGGGTCTTGTGCTCGGAAATGACGACCAATAAGAAATTCCGCTTTTTTTACATCTCTAAATCTTTCTAAAGATTTTTTTAAATCAGCCTCATGAAGTGGCTTAGCATCTTTTTTTGTGTGATCTAAAGAAACATAGTATTCTTCAGGTGTAATTTCTACAACTTTATCTAGATGCTCTAAGAAGTTTTTTGCAATTTTTTCCTTGTTTGGTAATTCGTAAATAAATGCCAACCAAATAAAAAGATGGTCATCAAATAATCCAACCTGAAAGTGAGGATGCTGTTTATATCCACGTTTATTATCTGCAATAGCCAACCATGTGTCTTTAGGTGGATTTACCGTTCTTCTTGCATGTTTTGCTATATGTAAAAACATTTCCTTTTGTAGCAAAGAAGCAAGATCATCTGTTAAAGCTTGTCCTAACTCATGGAATTTTGGTTGGATGCGTCCTCGAATTGCTTCCATCCGTTCATCCAAACCATCTATTGTAAATGTTTCAAAATCTTCGTTCGTAAACCCATTAAACTTCATCGATCAAAGTTCCTCCTAGTTTATATCTAATTTTAATTTATAATTATTATAAACAATTCCCTTCCTTTTTCCTAGTTATATGACTTCTTTAAGTTTACCTTAAAAACAATTGATTATTTACTAGTTAAAACTACCCGAACGTACATTCTTGATACTCTCATTTTTAAGTTTCAAAAAAAAATTTAGTGGTATAGATTAGGTAAATACACAATTTTGTCTAATTGGTTCCAACTTTTTTTACGACCACATATTATATAAAAAAACTATTAAAACATTAAATGATTCTTTGAAATCGCTTTGATGGTTACCTTGTTATAAAAAAGATGAAATGAAAGGGGCGGTAAAAAGTGAAACAAATAGTTAAAACGAGTGGTCAGAAAATGATTAACAATCGTATTGGGGTGTTAAGACTCGAACTCGATTACGAATTAGCCTCCCTTTACGAAGCTATGCAGAATAAAGATCAAAAGAAAAAAATAGAGTGTAAACAAAAATTGGAAAAGTTAAGAAAAGAGTGGATGAAACTTCAAGCTTAGTAGAGAAGAATATCTACAAACGAACCTTAGGTTAGGTTCGTTTTTATCTGCGCGACAAAGTGTCAGATACTTGATTTCCATTAATTCCATACAGTATGCTTAATATAGAAATGGTGATTTATTACATAGAAATGAGGTTGCTTAATGACGAACTGGAAGGAATTAGATCAAAGGGCAAAACAGTGGGTGGAAGAAGCCGGTGAATTAATTAGAAACTCTTTTGATTCTGCCCTTTCTATACAGTACAAGTCAAACCCAAATGATTTGGTTACAAATATGGATAAAGAAGTAGAACAATATTTAATCAGTAAAATTCAAGAAACCTACCCTGACCACAAAATCCTTGGTGAAGAAGGGTATGGTGATAAGGTAGAAAGCTTAGACGGAGTCGTGTGGATTATTGATCCAATTGATGGAACAATGAATTTTGTTCATCAGCAAAGAAACTTTGCTATATCTGTAGGCGTATATGGAGATGGTATTGGATACATAGGGTTGATCTATGATGTTGTACATAAAGAGCTTTATCATGCTTTTAGAGGAGAGGGAGCTTATATGAATGAGTTACCTTTGCCTAAACTTGATGAAGTGAAAATCGAGCAAGCTATATTAAGTGTAAGTCCGATGTGGGTAACAGAGAATAAACGGTTCGATCATCAATTAATTACACCGATTGTTAAAAGGGTACGTGGTACAAGATCATATGGATCAGCAGCACTTGAATGTGCATATGTTGCAGCCGGCCGTTTAGATGCTTATATGACAATGAGATTGGCACCGTGGGACTTCGCAGCAGGCTTAGTTCTGCTAGAGGAAGTTGGTGCAAATGCGTCAACATTATCAGGAGAAAAGCTTGATCTATTAAATAAGAATAGCTTTTTTATTGGCGAACAATCATTACATCAATATATCCTTAAAGAATTTTTGGTAAAATGACAAAATTAAAATCTCGAATACTTGAGACGAGTGATCATCCATTTTTCATGGATTTAATTAGGACAAGTCTAGAATGGCAAGAGGAAGAATGTAAAGCAGAAGACCTTACTGAATACCTATCATCATACAAAATGTTCAATGGTGAATGGAGGGTATGGTTGGATGAAAATCACCTATTGGGTGTATCATATGTTCTGGAATGGGCTCCATCTAACGAGAAACCTTGGATTGGTACGATTATTGTTCATGAAAACTTTAGAGGAAAAGGATATGGAAGAGCAATACTGAATGAGATCGGAATGGTTTTAAGTGATAACGGACATAAAGCAGTATTTGCGGGGTGTCCTATTCAGAGGGATTCCTGGCTTCTATTTCTTGGGAAATGTGGATTTGAGCAATTTAAGGTTGAAGAGGACGATACATCTCATAAAAAATTTATGATCTCTGTTAAGCCGTTATAAAGAAAACTCGCCGAAAATGGCGAGTTTTCTTTAACGTTTAGAGAAAAGTAGAGGATCTTATATTAATCCTTTTTCTCTCATTCTTTTTTTCATAATAAACCCTGCAGCCATTACAGCATTAAGACCAATAATGGCCAAAATAATTCCTAGGATGCTTCGTTCACCAACAGCCACTCCAATTCCAATCATAAAAAGGGCTGCTAATACAGCTAATACAAGAAAAATCCATTTACCTTGTTTCATTAAAAATGACAGCTCCCAACCATGGCTTTGCCTAATTTTTGTTCCATTCTTATAGTTTACTTAAAATCTTTCAGCTTTTCTAGATTGTTTATGGTATAATATCGAAGGTGATTTTGAAATAATGATAGTATTAACTCAGAATACTACAGGAATGAGCCTTTTAATTAGGTAACACCTCATTCTTGGTTATTATATATTTTTAGGAGATGAAATTGTGAAACTTCGAAATGATATTCGCAACATTGCTATTATTGCCCACGTTGACCATGGTAAAACGACTTTGGTTGACCAACTTTTACATCAGTCTGGAACATTCCGTACGAACGAGCAAGTTGCTGAACGTGCAATGGATTCAAACGACCTTGAGCGTGAGCGTGGAATTACAATTCTTGCTAAGAACACAGCTATAAACTATAAAGACAAACGTATTAACATTATGGATACACCAGGGCATGCTGACTTCGGTGGAGAAGTTGAACGTATTATGAAAATGGTTGATGGCGTATTGCTTGTTGTTGATGCTTATGAAGGGTGTATGCCACAAACGCGCTTCGTATTAAAGAAAGCATTAGAGCAAAACTTAACACCGATTGTTGTAGTAAACAAGATTGACCGTGATTTTGCACGTCCATCAGAAGTAGTCGATGAAGTTTTAGATTTATTCATCGAGCTAGATGCAAACGAAGATCAATTAGAATTCCCAGTGGTATTTGCTTCTGCTATTAATGGTACAGCAAGTACAAGTCCTGATCCGGCTGAACAAGAAGAAAATATGGCTTCATTATTTGATGCCATTGTAGATCATATTCCTGCACCAGTCGATAACAAAGAAGAGCCTCTTCAATTCCAAGTAGCATTGTTAGATTACAATGACTACGTAGGACGTATCGGGATTGGACGCGTGTTCCGTGGAACAATGAAGGTTGGACAACAGGTTTCATTAATGAAAGTTGATGGTTCAATTAAAAACTTCCGTGTATCAAAGATTTTTGGTTTCCAAGGCTTAAAACGTGTTGAAGTTGAACAAGCTGTCGCAGGGGACCTTGTTGCAGTATCAGGTATGGAAGATATCAATGTTGGTGAAACAGTATGTCCAGCTGAACATCAGGAAGCACTTCCTATTCTACGTATAGATGAGCCTACATTACAAATGACATTTGCTGTAAATAACAGTCCGTTTGCTGGTCGTGAAGGTAAATTTGTCACAGCACGTAAAATTGAAGAACGTTTGTTAGCTCAATTGCAAACAGATGTAAGCTTACGTGTTGATCCAACAGATTCACCAGATGCGTGGGTTGTTTCCGGTCGTGGAGAGCTTCATTTATCAATCTTAATTGAAAACATGCGTCGTGAAGGATATGAATTACAAGTATCCAAACCAGAGGTTATTGTTAAGGAAATTGATGGAGTAAGATGTGAACCAGTAGAACGTGTACAAATTGACGTTCCAGAAGAGCACACTGGTTCTGTTATGGAATCTATTGGAGCTCGTAAAGGTGAAATGCTTGACATGATAAATAACGGTAATGGTCAAGTACGTTTAATATTTAATGTACCAGCTCGAGGATTAATTGGATATTCAACAGAGTTTATGTCTTTAACTCGTGGATTCGGTATTATTAACCACACATTTGACAGCTACCAGCCAATGCAACCTGGTAAAGTAGGGGGACGTCGTCAAGGTGTTCTTGTTTCAATGGAGAATGGCAAGTCTACAACTTACGGTATTCAAGGTGTTGAGGACCGTGGAGTGATCTTCGTTGAAGCTGGTGTGGATGTGTATGAAGGTATGATTGTTGGAGAACACACTCGTGAAAATGACCTAGTTGTTAACATTTGTAAGATGAAACAACAAACAAATATTCGTTCTGCTACTAAAGATCAAACAAGTACGATGAAAAAACCTCGTATTATGTCATTAGAAGAAGCCCTTGAGTATTTAAATGATGATGAATATTGCGAGTTAACTCCTGAATCGATCAGATTGAGAAAGAAAATTCTTGATAAAAATGAACGTGAAAA includes:
- a CDS encoding UPF0223 family protein, which translates into the protein MEYQYPISLDWNTEETVDVIHFFECIEKAYENGIDRTKLMTAYRRFKEIVPSKAEEKTICNEFEEVSGYSSYRVIKKAKDAEEVHLVKI
- a CDS encoding YktB family protein, giving the protein MKFNGFTNEDFETFTIDGLDERMEAIRGRIQPKFHELGQALTDDLASLLQKEMFLHIAKHARRTVNPPKDTWLAIADNKRGYKQHPHFQVGLFDDHLFIWLAFIYELPNKEKIAKNFLEHLDKVVEITPEEYYVSLDHTKKDAKPLHEADLKKSLERFRDVKKAEFLIGRHFRAQDPIVRDGDKLYEVIRETYETLIPLYKLSFDK
- a CDS encoding NAD(P)H-dependent flavin oxidoreductase, with the protein product MYWRTRVTDVLGIQYPIIQGGLAYLAYSDLAAAVSNAGGLGQITAMSLGTADALRNEIKKIRDKTSKPFGVNFAIGQHGQGYEELVQVAIEENVPVISMTGGNPSPIFDLLKGTEIKKLVLVAAKRQAIKAEELGADAVMVVGQEGGGHLGRTDVGTMVLIPQVVDAVNIPVIASGGIADGRGLMAALSLGADGIEMGTRFIATKECVHAHPVYKKALIDGDENSTVVIKRSIGAPARAIANEWTDKILEIEKNSGGYEELKAYISGVANKKYIYDGKINDGFAWAGQVMGLISDIPSVLELVTRIITDAETIRKEWT
- a CDS encoding inositol monophosphatase family protein, with the protein product MTNWKELDQRAKQWVEEAGELIRNSFDSALSIQYKSNPNDLVTNMDKEVEQYLISKIQETYPDHKILGEEGYGDKVESLDGVVWIIDPIDGTMNFVHQQRNFAISVGVYGDGIGYIGLIYDVVHKELYHAFRGEGAYMNELPLPKLDEVKIEQAILSVSPMWVTENKRFDHQLITPIVKRVRGTRSYGSAALECAYVAAGRLDAYMTMRLAPWDFAAGLVLLEEVGANASTLSGEKLDLLNKNSFFIGEQSLHQYILKEFLVK
- a CDS encoding GNAT family N-acetyltransferase, with the translated sequence MTKLKSRILETSDHPFFMDLIRTSLEWQEEECKAEDLTEYLSSYKMFNGEWRVWLDENHLLGVSYVLEWAPSNEKPWIGTIIVHENFRGKGYGRAILNEIGMVLSDNGHKAVFAGCPIQRDSWLLFLGKCGFEQFKVEEDDTSHKKFMISVKPL
- a CDS encoding aminotransferase class I/II-fold pyridoxal phosphate-dependent enzyme — encoded protein: MSQKETPLFTGLIEHAKKDPIQFHIPGHKKGAGIDPEFRQFIGDNALSIDLINIGPLDDLHAPKGMIKRAQDLAAEAFGADHTFFSVQGTSGAIMTMVMTVCGPGDKIIVPRNVHKSVMSAIVFSGATPIFIHPEIDKKLGISHGITTEAVEKALEQHPDAKGVLVINPTYFGISADLKKIVEIAHSYSVPVLVDEAHGVHIHFHEDLPLSAMQAGADMAATSVHKLGGSMTQSSVLNVREGLVSPQRVQSILSMMTTTSTSYLLLASLDVARKRLATEGHELIQKTIELANYTRDKINEIPNISCIGKEIIGTKATFDYDPTKLIIPVYELGITGYDVEKWLREKYLIEVELSDLYNILCIITPGDTKNDVDTLIKALSELSSEFKAMKEQNDVKERILLPDIPVLALTPRDAFYSETEIVSFEESAGRIIAEFIMVYPPGIPIFIPGEIITEENLTYIKKNLEVGLPVQGPEDPTLNKIRVIKEHRAIR
- the typA gene encoding translational GTPase TypA; this translates as MKLRNDIRNIAIIAHVDHGKTTLVDQLLHQSGTFRTNEQVAERAMDSNDLERERGITILAKNTAINYKDKRINIMDTPGHADFGGEVERIMKMVDGVLLVVDAYEGCMPQTRFVLKKALEQNLTPIVVVNKIDRDFARPSEVVDEVLDLFIELDANEDQLEFPVVFASAINGTASTSPDPAEQEENMASLFDAIVDHIPAPVDNKEEPLQFQVALLDYNDYVGRIGIGRVFRGTMKVGQQVSLMKVDGSIKNFRVSKIFGFQGLKRVEVEQAVAGDLVAVSGMEDINVGETVCPAEHQEALPILRIDEPTLQMTFAVNNSPFAGREGKFVTARKIEERLLAQLQTDVSLRVDPTDSPDAWVVSGRGELHLSILIENMRREGYELQVSKPEVIVKEIDGVRCEPVERVQIDVPEEHTGSVMESIGARKGEMLDMINNGNGQVRLIFNVPARGLIGYSTEFMSLTRGFGIINHTFDSYQPMQPGKVGGRRQGVLVSMENGKSTTYGIQGVEDRGVIFVEAGVDVYEGMIVGEHTRENDLVVNICKMKQQTNIRSATKDQTSTMKKPRIMSLEEALEYLNDDEYCELTPESIRLRKKILDKNEREKAAKKKKLAGM
- a CDS encoding DUF5325 family protein translates to MKQGKWIFLVLAVLAALFMIGIGVAVGERSILGIILAIIGLNAVMAAGFIMKKRMREKGLI
- a CDS encoding GapA-binding peptide SR1P, translating into MGTIVCQHCSSTIGHVEGEKVTILYGKCSHNDCCSQNQQRSSVKVK